From a region of the Trichoderma atroviride chromosome 6, complete sequence genome:
- a CDS encoding uncharacterized protein (SECRETED:SignalP(1-18)~MEROPS:MER0001944), translating into MKFWWILGLLAAVGIVVAAPPINDFLGIHTLDLDNRTSGAAIHPPPENDGRCGSQPQSEPRFYNSVTKGFYVNGTTLPEIKFDVGESYAGNLPISNKRNETDELFFWFFPTNNEEHQDDKEIVIWLSGGPGCSSMLAILQENGPLSWQPGTLEPTHNPFSWHLLTNVVWIDQPVGTGFSKGNASITDEDGLAEQFKGFWRNFVDTFGMHGWKVYIAGESWAGAYGPYISSHFIDAKDTDYFDVQGLIIYDGIMFDQALQSNVPILPFITRYQDILPFNDIQLSTYRGTHEDCGFADHFDKYLVFPPSGIQPDLNSSTTDVNCIFLQDNVFDQARLSNPCFNWYNIVDYCPLLYDGSGDTSFPFRTNASYFNRREVQNAIHVSPSVDWIVCNPQHVFSTHDSLDHSPPAGFKQLPHVIDTTKNVILAAGGLDALVPINGIVLGIQNMTWGNEMGFQYKPQDPFYVPRYGINRTDTGFTGYGSNLPASYGVLGTTHHERGLTFVATKLAGHQGPAYGPAASFRHLEKLLGRVKSLSSTEPFTLPQLRNISQPARNTLGKGTMPIP; encoded by the exons ATGAAGTTCTGGTGGATTTTGGGCCTCTTGGCAGCtgtcggcatcgtcgtcgcgGCCCCTCCTATCAATGATTTCCTCGGTATTCACACTCTTGATCTTGACAATCGTACCTCTGGTGCTGCCATCCACCCCCCTCCGGAGAACGACGGTAGGTGTGGTTCCCAGCCACAGTCCGAGCCGCGATTCTACAACTCTGTCACAAAAG GTTTCTACGTCAACGGCACCACTCTCCCCGAGATCAAGTTTGATGTGGGGGAATCGTATGCTGGAAATCTCCCTATCAGCAACAAGCGCAACGAAACCGatgagctcttcttttggttCTTTCCGACGAACAACGAGGAGCATCAGGATGATAAGGAAATTGTCATCTGGCTCAGTGGCGGG CCTGGATGCTCGTCAATGCTCGCTATTCTTCAAGAAAATGGCCCCCTCTCATGGCAACCTGGGACGTTAGAGCCCACCCACAACCCTTTCAGCTGGCACCTCCTCACCAACGTCGTCTGGATTGATCAGCCTGTCGGCACGGGGTTTTCCAAGGGTAATGCCAGCATCACAGACGAAGACGGACTTGCCGAGCAATTCAAGGGTTTCTGGCGTAATTTCGTTGACACCTTTGGCATGCATGGCTGGAAAGTCTACATCGCGGGCGAATCGTGGGCAGGCGCATACGGTCCATATATTTCAAGCCATTTTATCGACGCCAAGGACACGGATTACTTCGATGTACAAGGATTAATAATCTATGATGGGATCATGTTTGACCAAGCTTTGCAAAGCAACGTACCCATCCTACCGTTCATCACCCGCTACCAGGATATACTTCCATTCAACGACATCCAGCTGTCTACATACCGTGGTACCCACGAAGATTGCGGTTTCGCCGATCACTTTGACAAATATCTTGTGTTCCCTCCCTCAGGTATACAGCCTGATCTCAATTCGAGCACCACTGATGTCAACTGCATCTTTCTACAAGACAATGTGTTTGATCAGGCTCGTTTGTCGAATCCTTGTTTCAATTGGTACAACATTGTCGACTACTGTCCCCTTCTTTACGACGGAAGTGGCGATACTAGCTTCCCCTTCCGCACTAATGCTAGCTATTTTAACCGCCGCGAAGTCCAAAATGCGATTCATGTCTCTCCTTCAGTCGATTGGATTGTGTGCAACCCACAGCATGTCTTCTCGACCCACGACAGCCTTGATCATTCTCCTCCCGCAGGCTTCAAACAACTTCCCCATGTCATCGACACAACCAAAAATGTCATTCTTGCCGCAGGTGGTCTCGACGCATTGGTTCCCATAAACGGAATCGTGCTGGGAATTCAAAACATGACGTGGGGTAATGAGATGGGTTTCCAATACAAGCCGCAGGATCCATTTTACGTCCCGAGATACGGAATCAACCGCACCGACACTGGCTTTACCGGTTACGGCTCCAATTTACCAGCTTCATATGGCGTTCTGGGTACAACTCACCACGAACGTGGTCTGACGTTTGTAGCGACAAAACTAGCTGGGCATCAAGGGCCCGCGTATGGGCCTGCGGCTTCGTTCCGTCACCTGGAGAAGTTGCTAGGAAGAGTAAAGAGCCTGAGCAGCACTGAGCCGTTTACTCTTCCACAGCTGCGAAACATCTCTCAGCCAGCTAGGAACACCCTGGGCAAGGGTACCATGCCGATCCCCTAG